One segment of Campylobacter concisus ATCC 51562 DNA contains the following:
- a CDS encoding TOBE domain-containing protein encodes MSISARNQLNVEITEVRTGAVNSLISAKLAGGEVLKATVTVDSEKGLDLKVGKKAIFLFKASSVIVSKDDSIKLSATNQIKGTVSEIKDGAVNAEVIIDVNGSKISAIITRESVSSLALKVGDKVTAIIKATQIIVGVK; translated from the coding sequence ATGTCAATAAGTGCAAGAAATCAACTAAATGTTGAGATCACAGAGGTAAGAACAGGTGCGGTAAATTCGCTAATATCTGCTAAGCTTGCAGGCGGTGAGGTGCTAAAAGCGACTGTTACGGTTGATAGTGAAAAAGGTCTTGATCTTAAAGTTGGTAAAAAAGCTATCTTTTTATTTAAAGCTTCAAGCGTTATCGTTTCAAAAGATGACAGCATTAAGCTTAGCGCTACAAACCAAATAAAAGGCACTGTAAGCGAGATAAAAGACGGAGCTGTAAATGCTGAAGTTATTATCGATGTAAATGGCAGCAAAATTTCAGCTATCATCACAAGAGAGTCAGTTAGTAGCCTAGCTTTAAAAGTAGGAGATAAAGTAACTGCAATCATCAAAGCAACTCAAATTATAGTTGGTGTTAAATAA
- a CDS encoding acetyl-CoA carboxylase subunit A, whose amino-acid sequence MIHKILIANRGEIAVRIVRACRDLHIQSVGIYTAPDSECLHVRIADEAYQVGEDPIKGYLDAKAIVKLAKECGADAIHPGYGFLSENYEFAKAVEDAGLIFIGPKAEVIRKMGDKNIARYLMKRNGIPIVPGTEKLNDESMDAIKEYARRIGYPVILKASGGGGGRGIREVWQEEDMQDAFESCTREAKTYFNNDEVFMEKLVVNPRHIEFQILGDNYGNIIHLCERDCSIQRRHQKIIEIAPCPSISENLRKIMGVTAVAAAKAVGYSNVGTIEFLLDDYNNFYFMEMNTRIQVEHGITEEITGHDLVVRQIRIAAGEILEIEQSDIKPRGYAIEARITAENVWENFIPAPGTIEGYYPALGPSVRVDSHVYKDYTIPPFYDSLIAKLIVKATDYDLAVNKLERALEEFTIEGVRTIIPFLLTISKSKEFRRGFFDTSYVEKNLKTILENTYDDMNKEPNDDLEEVIVEAIKRYKKKR is encoded by the coding sequence ATGATACATAAAATTCTTATCGCAAATCGTGGTGAGATCGCAGTTAGGATAGTCAGAGCTTGTAGGGATTTACACATTCAAAGCGTAGGAATTTACACAGCGCCAGATAGCGAGTGCTTGCATGTAAGGATAGCTGATGAGGCCTATCAAGTGGGCGAAGATCCAATCAAGGGCTATCTTGACGCCAAAGCTATCGTAAAGCTTGCTAAAGAGTGCGGAGCTGACGCGATACACCCAGGATACGGCTTTTTAAGCGAAAACTACGAATTTGCAAAGGCGGTCGAGGACGCTGGGCTTATCTTTATCGGTCCAAAGGCTGAGGTGATCAGAAAAATGGGTGATAAAAATATCGCAAGATACCTAATGAAAAGAAACGGCATACCAATCGTGCCTGGCACTGAAAAGCTAAATGACGAGAGCATGGATGCCATAAAAGAGTACGCTAGACGCATCGGCTATCCAGTCATTTTAAAAGCAAGCGGAGGAGGAGGCGGCCGTGGCATCAGAGAAGTTTGGCAAGAAGAAGATATGCAAGATGCCTTTGAGTCGTGCACCAGAGAAGCAAAGACCTACTTTAACAACGATGAGGTTTTCATGGAGAAGCTTGTCGTTAATCCTCGTCACATCGAGTTTCAAATTTTAGGCGATAACTACGGCAATATCATCCACCTTTGCGAGCGTGACTGCTCTATCCAAAGGCGCCACCAAAAGATTATCGAGATCGCACCTTGCCCATCTATCAGCGAAAATTTAAGAAAAATAATGGGTGTGACCGCAGTGGCCGCTGCAAAAGCTGTGGGCTACTCAAACGTCGGAACGATCGAGTTTTTGCTAGATGACTACAATAACTTTTACTTCATGGAGATGAATACCCGTATCCAGGTGGAGCATGGCATCACTGAAGAGATCACCGGCCACGACTTAGTCGTTAGGCAAATAAGGATCGCTGCTGGTGAAATTTTAGAGATCGAGCAAAGTGACATCAAGCCACGAGGCTACGCAATAGAGGCTAGGATCACGGCTGAAAATGTCTGGGAGAATTTCATCCCAGCACCAGGCACGATCGAGGGCTACTACCCAGCTCTTGGCCCTTCTGTGCGCGTTGATAGCCACGTCTATAAAGACTACACCATACCGCCATTTTACGACTCGCTTATCGCAAAACTGATCGTCAAGGCGACTGATTATGACCTAGCGGTAAATAAGCTTGAAAGAGCACTTGAAGAATTTACCATCGAGGGCGTGCGAACGATCATCCCATTTTTGCTAACTATAAGCAAAAGCAAGGAGTTTAGAAGGGGATTTTTTGATACTAGCTACGTTGAGAAAAACTTAAAAACTATCCTTGAAAACACCTATGACGATATGAATAAAGAGCCAAACGATGATCTAGAAGAGGTCATCGTAGAGGCGATAAAAAGATATAAAAAGAAGAGATAA
- a CDS encoding NINE protein — MGNNIYVAYALWLLTGWLGAHRIYLGKFITGFLMMGLFFVGYSTFYFIIGIPFLAIWGIWWLIDAFLVGAYVEKNLQKVELKERLKLKDKEDDLKRLYELFESGAISKAEFEARKEILFR, encoded by the coding sequence GTGGGAAATAATATCTACGTCGCATACGCGCTTTGGCTACTTACTGGCTGGCTTGGGGCGCATAGAATTTACCTTGGTAAATTTATCACTGGCTTTTTGATGATGGGACTATTTTTCGTTGGCTACTCTACGTTTTATTTCATTATAGGCATACCATTCTTAGCTATCTGGGGCATTTGGTGGCTTATAGATGCATTTTTGGTTGGTGCTTATGTCGAGAAAAATTTACAAAAAGTCGAGCTAAAAGAGAGACTAAAACTAAAAGATAAAGAGGACGACTTAAAAAGGCTTTACGAGCTTTTTGAGAGTGGTGCGATCAGCAAGGCTGAATTTGAAGCTAGAAAAGAGATACTTTTTAGATAA
- a CDS encoding PQQ-binding-like beta-propeller repeat protein has product MLCFCTASNGGHLYAVDAKSGEVMFKFKTSGTENFVCVEGQILLANCKNKPVLISARNGLLLKRI; this is encoded by the coding sequence ATGCTTTGTTTTTGCACCGCTAGCAATGGCGGACATCTCTATGCCGTGGATGCAAAAAGTGGCGAGGTGATGTTTAAGTTTAAAACCAGTGGCACGGAGAATTTTGTTTGTGTCGAGGGTCAAATTTTACTTGCAAATTGCAAAAATAAGCCAGTTTTGATAAGCGCTAGAAATGGCTTGCTACTAAAAAGGATATAG
- the glmM gene encoding phosphoglucosamine mutase, whose translation MKLFGTDGVRGKAGEKLSAQTSMRLAMAAGIYFRKTSATNVILVGKDTRKSGYMIETAIVAGLTAVGYNVLQIGPMPTPAIAFLTENMRCDAGIMISASHNPYYDNGIKFFDSFGNKLDEKIEAEIEKIFYDDELIANAQKTMIEIGANKRIDDVIGRYIVQIKNSFPKELNLKNLRVVLDVANGAAYKVAPTVFSELGADVIVINDEPNGSNINQNCGALHPEDLASEVKRLRADIGFAFDGDADRLVVVDENGEVVHGDAILGSLAAFLHEQKALKGGAIVATVMSNAALDDYLKAHKIKLLRSNVGDKYVLEMMKENGINFGGEQSGHVIFNDYAKTGDGLVTSMQVVAMMLKKGKKASEIFGELKPYPQILLNLKITEKKPLDKIEGLKELEASLAKEGIRSLFRYSGTENLIRLLLEGKNQTLVEKRMDEVEKFFVKALNA comes from the coding sequence ATGAAACTATTTGGAACGGATGGAGTTCGTGGCAAGGCAGGCGAAAAGCTCTCAGCTCAAACATCTATGCGTCTTGCAATGGCGGCTGGAATTTATTTTAGAAAGACTTCAGCGACAAATGTGATTTTGGTTGGAAAAGATACTAGAAAAAGCGGTTATATGATAGAAACCGCCATAGTTGCGGGGCTGACTGCAGTTGGCTACAACGTCCTTCAAATAGGCCCTATGCCAACACCTGCAATCGCATTTTTAACAGAAAATATGCGCTGTGACGCTGGTATAATGATAAGCGCTTCACACAACCCATACTACGATAACGGTATCAAATTTTTTGATAGCTTTGGCAACAAACTAGATGAAAAAATAGAAGCTGAGATAGAGAAAATTTTCTACGACGACGAGCTCATCGCGAATGCCCAAAAGACAATGATAGAGATAGGTGCAAACAAGAGAATTGACGACGTTATCGGCAGATATATCGTGCAGATCAAAAATTCATTCCCAAAAGAGTTAAATTTAAAGAATTTACGAGTAGTTTTAGACGTGGCAAACGGAGCTGCTTACAAGGTCGCACCAACCGTGTTTAGCGAGCTTGGAGCCGATGTCATCGTCATAAACGACGAACCAAATGGTAGCAATATCAACCAAAACTGCGGCGCACTTCACCCAGAAGATCTAGCAAGCGAGGTAAAAAGGCTTCGTGCTGACATCGGCTTTGCATTTGACGGCGATGCTGATAGACTTGTAGTCGTCGATGAAAACGGCGAAGTTGTGCATGGCGATGCGATACTTGGCTCACTAGCTGCATTTTTACACGAGCAAAAGGCGCTAAAAGGTGGAGCCATCGTGGCTACGGTGATGAGTAATGCCGCACTTGATGACTATCTAAAAGCTCACAAGATCAAGCTACTTCGCTCAAACGTAGGCGATAAATACGTGCTTGAGATGATGAAAGAAAATGGCATAAATTTTGGTGGCGAGCAAAGCGGCCACGTGATATTTAACGACTACGCTAAAACTGGCGACGGCCTTGTTACTTCGATGCAAGTAGTTGCTATGATGCTTAAAAAAGGCAAAAAAGCTAGTGAAATTTTTGGCGAGCTAAAGCCGTATCCACAAATTTTACTAAATTTAAAGATCACAGAGAAAAAGCCGCTTGATAAGATAGAGGGGCTAAAAGAGCTTGAGGCTAGCCTCGCAAAAGAGGGCATAAGATCGCTATTTAGATACTCTGGCACTGAAAATTTGATCAGACTTTTGCTTGAGGGTAAAAATCAAACTTTAGTTGAAAAACGCATGGATGAAGTTGAGAAATTTTTTGTAAAAGCCCTAAATGCGTAA
- the lspA gene encoding signal peptidase II: MRKSLVKFFIAFFLIFIVDQAIKMIFIDGFSWEGEFFSLVLTYNKGVAFSMFAFLDEWLKFIQIALILGVFVYLVIEKKLLCSYAIWLGALLGAGSSNITDRFIHGGVVDYVFWHKWFNFAVFNFADVMIDLCVVMILWQSFRKRRESGK; encoded by the coding sequence ATGCGTAAAAGCTTAGTTAAATTTTTCATCGCGTTTTTTCTCATTTTTATCGTTGATCAAGCGATAAAGATGATATTTATAGATGGTTTTTCGTGGGAGGGCGAGTTTTTCTCACTAGTTCTTACATATAATAAGGGCGTTGCATTTTCGATGTTTGCCTTTTTAGATGAGTGGCTTAAATTTATCCAGATCGCCCTCATTTTAGGCGTTTTTGTCTATCTAGTCATTGAAAAAAAGCTGCTTTGCTCGTATGCCATTTGGCTTGGAGCTTTGCTAGGAGCTGGCAGCTCAAATATCACAGATAGATTTATCCATGGCGGCGTCGTGGATTATGTCTTTTGGCACAAGTGGTTTAACTTTGCGGTCTTTAACTTCGCTGATGTGATGATCGATCTTTGCGTGGTGATGATACTTTGGCAAAGTTTTAGAAAAAGGAGAGAGAGTGGGAAATAA
- a CDS encoding SMI1/KNR4 family protein, with product MFLKLDEIAQKLDQIFLPLEQEGMTGMRLLLQNDVKATTQALKNAQEALGVNFPAKFIKLLSKFDLGNFEICNVKFGSRGDYASEIARLNSIDEYGGKWWQGEARPLNLIVFAVGDPWIFLLDCTSGAVYAWLLGDEELCSRCVASDFEKFFIALASIDIARLNDEAMPSTEQILKFVQADGRALLFWQEMAYEI from the coding sequence ATGTTTTTAAAGCTAGATGAAATCGCTCAAAAGTTAGATCAAATTTTCTTACCACTAGAGCAAGAGGGTATGACTGGCATGAGGCTCTTGCTTCAAAATGATGTTAAAGCTACCACACAAGCACTTAAAAACGCACAAGAAGCTCTTGGCGTAAATTTCCCAGCTAAATTTATAAAGCTTTTAAGCAAATTTGACCTTGGAAATTTTGAAATTTGCAATGTCAAATTTGGCTCTAGAGGCGACTATGCAAGCGAGATAGCACGACTAAATAGTATAGATGAGTACGGCGGCAAATGGTGGCAAGGTGAAGCTCGCCCTTTAAATTTAATAGTCTTTGCCGTGGGTGATCCGTGGATATTTTTGCTTGATTGCACGAGTGGCGCGGTCTATGCATGGCTGCTTGGAGATGAGGAGCTTTGCAGCAGGTGCGTCGCAAGCGACTTTGAGAAATTTTTCATAGCGCTTGCTAGCATCGATATAGCAAGGCTAAATGATGAAGCTATGCCATCAACCGAGCAAATCCTAAAATTTGTCCAAGCAGATGGTAGAGCCCTTCTTTTCTGGCAAGAGATGGCATATGAAATTTAG
- the rpsT gene encoding 30S ribosomal protein S20, with protein MANHKSAEKRARQTIKRTERNRFYRTRLKNITKAVRVAVEAKDLNAANEALKVANKSIHSFVSRGFLKKQTAARRVSRLAQLVNTLKAA; from the coding sequence ATGGCAAACCATAAATCTGCTGAAAAAAGAGCTAGACAAACTATAAAAAGAACAGAAAGAAATAGATTTTACCGCACAAGACTTAAAAATATAACAAAAGCAGTGCGTGTAGCTGTAGAAGCTAAAGATCTAAATGCTGCAAATGAAGCTTTAAAAGTTGCTAACAAAAGCATCCATAGCTTCGTAAGTAGAGGCTTTTTGAAGAAGCAAACTGCTGCTCGCCGCGTTAGTCGCCTTGCACAATTGGTAAATACTCTAAAAGCTGCTTAA
- the prfA gene encoding peptide chain release factor 1, producing MFADKLHPFLDRYNEISALLSDPNIANDIEKMTKLSKEQSSIEPVATASTKYLEILKDIDENKALLEDSELGELAKEELKNLEISREKLEEEIKILLLPKDPNDDKNIFLEIRAGTGGDEAALFVGDLFNAYIRYAELRGYKFEIVSQSEGNTGGFKEIIVLIKGKGAYSRLKFEGGTHRVQRVPETESQGRVHTSAVTVAIMPEVEDSEIEINPNDIRVDVMRSSGHGGQSVNTTDSAVRITHIPTGLVVTNQDGKSQHKNKEAAMKVLKARLYEMQEQERLAKETSERKSQVGTGDRSGRIRTYNYPQNRISDHRINLTLYRLDAIMAAGLFDEIIEPLITHYQAEAMLEAGI from the coding sequence ATGTTTGCTGATAAACTTCATCCATTTTTGGATCGCTATAATGAAATTTCTGCGCTTCTTAGCGATCCAAATATAGCAAACGATATCGAAAAGATGACAAAGCTCTCAAAAGAGCAATCATCTATCGAGCCAGTCGCAACTGCCTCAACAAAATATCTAGAAATTTTAAAAGACATCGACGAAAATAAAGCCCTACTTGAGGACTCTGAGCTTGGTGAGCTAGCAAAAGAGGAACTTAAAAATTTAGAGATTTCAAGAGAAAAGCTTGAAGAAGAGATAAAAATTTTACTTCTTCCAAAAGATCCAAACGATGATAAAAATATATTTTTAGAAATTCGTGCAGGTACTGGTGGTGATGAGGCTGCGCTATTTGTTGGAGATCTTTTTAATGCTTACATTAGATATGCGGAGCTTCGAGGATATAAATTTGAGATCGTTAGCCAAAGTGAGGGTAACACTGGCGGCTTTAAAGAGATTATTGTACTTATAAAAGGCAAAGGCGCTTACTCAAGACTAAAATTTGAAGGTGGCACGCATAGGGTTCAGCGTGTGCCAGAGACTGAGAGTCAGGGCAGGGTGCATACTTCAGCTGTGACTGTGGCTATTATGCCAGAGGTCGAGGATAGTGAGATCGAAATCAATCCAAATGATATAAGAGTCGATGTGATGAGAAGCTCAGGTCACGGCGGTCAGTCGGTAAATACAACCGATAGTGCCGTTAGGATCACACATATACCAACTGGCCTTGTTGTAACAAACCAAGATGGCAAGAGTCAGCACAAAAATAAAGAAGCTGCGATGAAGGTGCTAAAAGCTAGACTTTATGAGATGCAAGAGCAAGAGAGACTTGCAAAAGAAACTAGTGAGCGAAAGAGTCAGGTCGGCACTGGAGACCGCTCAGGCAGGATAAGAACTTATAACTATCCGCAAAACCGCATAAGTGATCACCGTATAAATTTAACACTTTATCGACTTGATGCGATTATGGCTGCGGGATTATTTGACGAGATCATTGAGCCACTTATTACGCATTATCAAGCAGAAGCTATGCTAGAAGCTGGTATTTAA
- a CDS encoding CopD family protein gives MAEYYLYLKYLHYLFFISWMAVLFYQPRLYVYHVENMDKPDFVKVVEVMEYKMYHYIGWVALIGSFVTGILILIAMPDLIKTGHIHVKILVVILMAIYHLDLGRYMKQLKEKRCNKSGIFFRAYNEVPTIAMLIIIWVMIVNPF, from the coding sequence ATGGCAGAATATTATCTTTACTTAAAATACCTCCACTATTTGTTTTTCATCTCGTGGATGGCAGTGCTGTTTTATCAGCCAAGGCTCTACGTTTATCACGTAGAAAATATGGACAAGCCAGACTTTGTAAAAGTGGTAGAGGTGATGGAGTACAAGATGTATCACTACATCGGCTGGGTCGCACTAATTGGCTCATTTGTCACTGGTATATTGATACTTATCGCGATGCCTGATCTTATAAAAACTGGTCACATCCATGTCAAAATTTTAGTTGTCATCTTAATGGCTATCTATCACCTAGACCTTGGACGCTACATGAAGCAGCTCAAAGAAAAACGCTGTAACAAAAGTGGCATCTTCTTTAGAGCCTACAACGAAGTGCCAACTATTGCAATGCTCATCATCATCTGGGTAATGATAGTAAATCCATTTTGA